CTCTCCTACATCTTTTGCAAATTCATCGTCCAAATCAGGCATTATCTTTTCATGAATTTCTTTAAGTTTTATTTTGAAAATTGCCTCTTTGCCTGCCAATTCTTTCTGGTGGTAATCTTCAGGGTATTTAACAGAAACTTCCTTCTTCTCTTCCTTATTCATTCCTATGAAAGCTTCTTCAAGCTCCTCAATCAGTTCTTTTCTCCCCAGTGTTGCTTTGGACTCCCTTGTTGAAATCAATTCTTTATTATCTTCTGCAAGAGACAATGAAAAATCGAAAACTACAGAATCCCCCTCTTTTGCGGCACGTCCTTCAACAGGTTTTAACTCTGAATGACTATCTCTCAATCTTTCAATTGTTTCATCAACCTCTTCTTCCTTAACCTCAACTTCCTTCTTTTCTACTTTGATATCTTTATAATTTACATTATCAATTTCCGGTTTAACTTCCACATTGATAACAAATTCAAGGGGTTCACCCTCTTGAAAAACATAATCCTCAAGCATATAGTTACCTACAACATCCAAATTGAAGTTTTTTATCGCTTCTTCGCATGCAGATGGTATAATCCGTTTTATAAGGTCTGATTCAAGAGCATCTTTATAATAACGCTTTACTACATCTTTTGGAGCTTTGCCTTTCCTAAATCCTTTAATTTTTGCTTCTGCTGAAACTTTTTTTACAAGGCTATCGTATTCTTCTGCGACCTTCTCTTTTGGAATTTGAATCTTTAACTTTCGATTACATCCCTCGATATTAGTTATTTCTGCTTGCATTTTTTTTCCTTTCCTAATTGAGCTTTTTGTCTAAAAACAATCCTTTAAATTTGAATTTTCGATTTTTTTAAAAAGAGCATTTTGGAAAAATCAAAAAACAAGAACATAAATTCATCAAACAAATTGTCCTGGAACTTTCTATTCTTTTTGGTATTCAATCATAGCG
This DNA window, taken from Candidatus Schekmanbacteria bacterium, encodes the following:
- the tig gene encoding trigger factor, with amino-acid sequence MRKGKKMQAEITNIEGCNRKLKIQIPKEKVAEEYDSLVKKVSAEAKIKGFRKGKAPKDVVKRYYKDALESDLIKRIIPSACEEAIKNFNLDVVGNYMLEDYVFQEGEPLEFVINVEVKPEIDNVNYKDIKVEKKEVEVKEEEVDETIERLRDSHSELKPVEGRAAKEGDSVVFDFSLSLAEDNKELISTRESKATLGRKELIEELEEAFIGMNKEEKKEVSVKYPEDYHQKELAGKEAIFKIKLKEIHEKIMPDLDDEFAKDVGEYNTLEELKKDIREKILKNKEDAALSDAQKELVEKLIEANPISVPKSLVEDEAKSMIKNWENNLKRMGTKISDLNENEVIGFVNEIEKEAEKKVKMSFLAEKIASVEKIEVEEKEVDEEIKKHAEAYKKEFEQLKRDYEKIGVLPYLKKAILEEKVLNFLLGYSNI